The following are from one region of the Pseudomonas putida genome:
- a CDS encoding ABC transporter permease, whose protein sequence is MRWQDGLRLTSSALACRPLRSLLTLLGVAIGIAAVALLTAMGEGVRGYVLENFSQFGTRIITVRPGKTQTSGLGGLLGSVRPLTIGDTDALRRLRHVEAVVPIIQGSGDVQFGQLSRRSDILGGGHQLAQAWRMQLSLGEFLPAARDGRSPPYVVLGHQLRAELFGARNPLGELIRVGGVRFRVIGVMEKKGQLLGFNLDDIAYIPVDWAQSLFNRTGVVKAHVVFGAATTSQALSRQIREVLDERHGAEDFSLTTQDDMLRSFNRVLGTLSLAIGALGGISLLVGAVGILTIMTTTVGERTAEIGLLRAIGASRRQVLGLFLAEATLLSLAGGLLGLLLMALLLGLLHLTMPSLPLALHPLFLLLALLLAVVLGVLAGLAPAVRAARLHPVAALRIE, encoded by the coding sequence ATGCGTTGGCAAGATGGCTTGCGGCTGACCAGTTCGGCGCTGGCCTGCCGCCCCTTGCGCAGCCTGCTGACCCTGCTCGGGGTAGCGATCGGCATAGCCGCGGTGGCGCTGCTCACGGCCATGGGCGAAGGTGTGCGCGGCTATGTGCTGGAGAACTTCTCGCAGTTCGGTACGCGGATCATCACCGTGCGCCCGGGCAAGACCCAGACAAGCGGCCTCGGTGGCCTGCTCGGCAGCGTACGCCCACTGACCATCGGTGACACCGATGCCCTGCGGCGCTTGCGGCATGTCGAGGCGGTGGTGCCGATCATTCAGGGCAGCGGGGATGTGCAGTTCGGCCAGCTGAGCCGGCGCAGCGACATTCTCGGTGGCGGCCACCAGCTGGCGCAGGCCTGGCGCATGCAACTGAGCCTGGGCGAGTTTCTGCCTGCGGCCCGCGACGGCCGCTCGCCGCCCTATGTGGTGCTCGGTCATCAACTGCGCGCCGAGCTGTTCGGTGCGCGCAATCCGCTCGGCGAGCTGATCCGCGTCGGCGGCGTGCGTTTCCGGGTGATCGGCGTGATGGAGAAGAAGGGCCAGTTGCTCGGTTTCAACCTCGACGATATCGCCTACATACCGGTGGATTGGGCGCAAAGCCTGTTCAACCGCACCGGGGTGGTCAAAGCCCATGTGGTGTTCGGCGCAGCCACCACTTCACAGGCATTGAGCCGACAGATTCGCGAGGTGCTCGACGAACGCCACGGCGCGGAGGACTTCAGCCTGACCACCCAGGACGACATGCTGCGCAGCTTCAACCGCGTTCTCGGCACTCTGAGCCTGGCCATTGGTGCCTTGGGGGGTATTTCGCTGTTGGTCGGTGCGGTTGGCATTCTCACCATCATGACCACCACGGTGGGCGAGCGCACGGCCGAAATCGGCCTGTTGCGGGCGATTGGCGCCAGTCGGCGGCAGGTACTCGGGCTGTTTCTTGCCGAAGCGACGTTGCTTTCGCTGGCCGGTGGCCTGCTTGGCTTGCTGTTGATGGCCCTCCTGCTGGGGCTACTGCACCTGACCATGCCGAGCCTGCCCTTGGCGCTGCATCCGCTGTTTCTGTTGCTGGCGCTGCTGCTGGCGGTGGTGCTCGGCGTTCTCGCCGGCCTGGCCCCGGCCGTGCGGGCGGCCCGCCTGCATCCGGTGGCCGCGCTGCGCATCGAGTAG
- a CDS encoding ABC transporter permease, with protein MRAADALGFWLGALRGHRSRSLMLLLAIAIGVVAVNLLTGLGAGARAFVLNEFSLLGRDILIVFPGRKETTGRMPPLTGLTPHELTLQDVQAITRLPGIRRVAPQQAGQMEVIVGNRNREVLTLGTTRDFFAIRQLTVVQGQPLPALDPGQAEAVCVIGGKLRRELFGARPALGEWLRAGDRRFRVVGVLGERGESLGTDFSEMVIIPVASAQALFNSEGLSRVFVEVQGPRFLDRSKRLILAALKERHEGEEDVTLVSQDSLLSAFDQILAVLTLAVAGIAAISLLVAGILIMNVTWIAVSQRSAEIGLLKAIGVTAAQLRLLFLGEAALLALAGALAGLLLAETLLWLGRLAFDLPLHAPWWARAGAVLLALGTALLFAWLPAARASALEPVAALRPPGAH; from the coding sequence ATGCGCGCTGCCGATGCCCTGGGCTTCTGGCTCGGCGCCCTGCGTGGGCACCGCTCGCGCAGCCTCATGCTACTGCTGGCCATCGCCATCGGTGTGGTTGCGGTCAACCTGCTCACCGGCCTTGGCGCCGGGGCGCGGGCGTTTGTCCTGAACGAGTTCTCACTGCTGGGCCGCGACATCCTGATCGTTTTCCCGGGCCGCAAGGAAACCACCGGGCGAATGCCGCCGCTCACCGGCCTGACCCCGCACGAGTTGACCTTGCAGGATGTCCAGGCTATCACCCGTCTGCCGGGCATCCGCCGGGTCGCGCCGCAGCAGGCCGGGCAGATGGAGGTGATCGTCGGCAACCGCAATCGCGAGGTGCTGACCTTGGGCACCACCCGTGACTTCTTCGCCATTCGTCAACTGACGGTCGTCCAGGGCCAACCTCTGCCGGCGCTGGACCCTGGGCAGGCCGAGGCCGTCTGCGTGATCGGTGGCAAACTCCGACGCGAGCTGTTCGGGGCTCGCCCGGCCCTGGGTGAATGGTTGCGCGCTGGCGACCGACGCTTCCGGGTGGTCGGTGTCCTCGGTGAGCGGGGCGAATCCCTGGGGACGGATTTTTCCGAGATGGTGATCATCCCGGTGGCCAGTGCCCAGGCCTTGTTCAATAGCGAGGGGTTGTCGCGGGTATTTGTCGAGGTGCAGGGCCCGCGCTTTCTCGACCGAAGCAAGCGGCTGATACTCGCCGCGCTGAAGGAGCGCCACGAGGGGGAGGAAGACGTGACCCTGGTCAGCCAGGACAGCCTGCTCAGCGCCTTCGACCAGATACTCGCGGTGCTGACCCTGGCGGTGGCCGGGATTGCCGCGATCAGCCTGCTGGTGGCAGGCATCCTGATCATGAACGTGACCTGGATTGCAGTGAGCCAGCGCAGCGCCGAGATCGGCCTGCTCAAAGCCATAGGCGTGACGGCGGCGCAGTTGCGCCTGCTGTTCCTTGGCGAGGCGGCGTTGCTGGCCCTGGCGGGGGCGCTCGCAGGCCTGTTGCTGGCCGAAACCTTGCTCTGGCTGGGGCGCCTGGCGTTCGACCTGCCGCTCCATGCTCCCTGGTGGGCGCGGGCTGGCGCAGTGCTGCTGGCACTCGGCACGGCACTGCTGTTCGCCTGGCTGCCGGCCGCCCGGGCCTCGGCGCTGGAGCCGGTGGCGGCGCTACGCCCGCCGGGAGCGCACTGA
- a CDS encoding transcriptional regulator: MNTSGDRLKALLHECGLTPSDFAAQRSVTPQHVNNWFKRGVPLARLDELADLFCVHRRWLRTGEGPKHHNPTLRNCPPGPAPANPPTPLSAQGGRALKVPFYELHDGLLSPVASKHLCLPAKALKVLGVHADDAICMAMPASNMTPLIPLQATLAIDLGMTRVVEGETYALLHNGALRVNNLSLGHQGTLYLHSHDRRTYAVERYTAAQRQAQGLEILGWVFHWSHFRQQRPS; encoded by the coding sequence ATGAACACATCCGGCGACCGCCTCAAAGCCCTGCTCCATGAGTGTGGCCTGACCCCTTCCGACTTCGCCGCCCAGCGCAGCGTCACTCCCCAGCACGTCAACAACTGGTTCAAGCGCGGCGTGCCCCTGGCCCGGCTGGACGAACTGGCCGACCTGTTCTGTGTGCATCGTCGCTGGTTGCGCACGGGCGAAGGCCCCAAACACCACAACCCGACCCTGCGCAACTGCCCGCCTGGTCCGGCGCCCGCCAACCCGCCCACGCCGTTGTCGGCGCAAGGCGGCCGGGCACTGAAAGTGCCCTTTTACGAACTGCACGACGGCCTGCTGTCACCCGTAGCCAGCAAGCACCTGTGCCTGCCCGCCAAAGCCCTGAAAGTGTTGGGTGTGCATGCAGACGACGCCATCTGCATGGCCATGCCCGCCAGCAACATGACCCCATTGATTCCATTGCAGGCCACCTTGGCCATCGACCTGGGCATGACCCGGGTGGTCGAGGGCGAAACCTATGCCCTGCTGCATAATGGCGCGCTGCGGGTGAACAACCTCAGCCTTGGCCACCAGGGCACGCTTTACCTGCACAGTCATGATCGGCGCACCTATGCGGTAGAACGCTACACCGCCGCCCAGCGCCAGGCTCAAGGGCTGGAAATTCTTGGCTGGGTGTTCCACTGGTCGCATTTCCGCCAGCAACGGCCCAGCTGA
- the ppa gene encoding inorganic diphosphatase — protein MSYSKIPAGKDLPNDIYVAIEIPANHAPIKYEIDKDSDTLFVDRFMATPMFYPANYGFIPNTLADDGDPLDVLVVTPYPVAPGSVIRARPVGVLNMTDDGGGDAKVIAVPHDKLSQLYVDVKEYTDLPALLIQQIEHFFANYKDLEKGKWVKIEGWEGADAARAAITKSVAAYKG, from the coding sequence ATGAGCTACAGCAAGATTCCGGCGGGCAAAGACCTGCCGAACGACATCTACGTCGCCATCGAGATCCCGGCCAACCACGCGCCGATCAAATACGAGATCGACAAGGACAGCGATACCCTGTTCGTCGACCGTTTCATGGCTACCCCGATGTTCTACCCAGCCAACTACGGCTTCATCCCGAACACCCTGGCCGATGACGGTGATCCGCTGGACGTGCTGGTCGTTACCCCTTACCCGGTAGCCCCAGGTTCGGTTATCCGCGCCCGTCCGGTCGGCGTGCTGAACATGACCGACGACGGCGGCGGCGACGCCAAGGTCATCGCTGTTCCTCACGACAAGCTGTCGCAGCTGTACGTCGACGTGAAGGAATACACCGACCTGCCAGCCCTGCTGATCCAGCAGATCGAGCACTTCTTTGCCAACTACAAAGATCTCGAGAAGGGCAAATGGGTCAAGATCGAAGGCTGGGAAGGCGCCGACGCCGCCCGTGCCGCGATCACCAAATCGGTTGCTGCCTATAAGGGCTGA
- a CDS encoding zinc-dependent peptidase, with protein sequence MWSFSAWRRKRTLARYPITPQQWQAVRERLPMLDGITDEEDRWLREACILFLLDKHLTCLPGVEPDDEQRLLLAAQAQLPLLHLGELNWYQGFHEIILYPDDFKSPQRHRDASGVEHVWDGEHSGEAWQQGPIILAWNGVLASGGWEAYNLVIHELAHKLDMLNGDANGLPPLHSSMPVDEWATAMQQAYDDLNRQLDANPDAETAIDPYAAENPAEFFAVTSEYFFSAPDLLQQAYPQVYRQLSLFYRQDPLARLCRLQAEHPEYRESHA encoded by the coding sequence ATGTGGTCGTTCAGCGCCTGGCGGCGCAAGCGCACCCTGGCGCGCTACCCCATCACCCCCCAGCAATGGCAGGCAGTGCGCGAGCGCCTGCCGATGCTGGACGGCATCACGGACGAAGAAGATCGCTGGCTGCGTGAAGCCTGCATCCTGTTTCTGCTCGACAAGCACCTCACCTGCCTGCCCGGCGTCGAACCGGACGACGAGCAGCGCCTGTTGCTGGCCGCCCAGGCGCAATTGCCGCTGCTGCACCTGGGCGAGCTGAACTGGTACCAGGGCTTCCACGAAATCATCCTCTATCCCGACGACTTCAAGAGCCCCCAGCGCCACCGCGATGCCAGTGGCGTGGAGCACGTATGGGACGGCGAGCACAGCGGCGAAGCCTGGCAGCAGGGCCCGATCATCCTCGCCTGGAACGGCGTGCTGGCCAGTGGCGGCTGGGAGGCCTACAACCTGGTCATCCATGAACTGGCGCACAAGCTCGACATGCTCAATGGCGATGCCAACGGCCTGCCACCGCTACACAGCAGCATGCCGGTGGATGAATGGGCAACCGCCATGCAACAGGCCTATGACGACCTCAACCGCCAGCTGGACGCCAACCCCGACGCCGAAACCGCCATCGACCCGTACGCCGCGGAAAACCCTGCGGAGTTCTTTGCCGTCACCAGCGAGTACTTCTTTAGTGCTCCCGACCTGCTGCAACAGGCTTATCCACAAGTCTACCGCCAGTTGTCGCTGTTCTACCGCCAGGACCCGCTGGCGCGCCTGTGCCGGCTGCAGGCCGAACACCCGGAATACCGCGAAAGCCACGCCTGA
- a CDS encoding DedA family protein: protein MDFNPLDLILHLDAYLDLLVTNYGPWIYAILFTVIFCETGLVVMPFLPGDSLLFIAGAVAAGGGMDPVLLAGLLMAAAILGDSTNYVIGRTAGERLFNNPDSKIFRRDYLQRTHDFYERHGGKTVTMARFLPILRTFAPFVAGIAHMHYPRFLGFSVAGSLLWVGGMVTLGYFFGNVPFIKQHLSLMVVGIIILSLVPMILGLLRGRLGRTAKAH, encoded by the coding sequence ATGGATTTCAACCCGCTGGACCTTATCCTGCATCTCGATGCCTACCTCGATCTGCTGGTCACCAATTACGGTCCCTGGATCTACGCCATCCTCTTCACCGTGATCTTCTGTGAAACCGGGCTGGTGGTCATGCCTTTCCTGCCCGGCGATTCGCTGCTGTTCATCGCCGGTGCCGTGGCCGCCGGTGGCGGCATGGACCCGGTACTGCTGGCTGGCCTGCTGATGGCTGCCGCGATCCTCGGCGACAGCACCAACTACGTGATCGGCCGCACGGCCGGCGAGCGGTTGTTCAACAACCCCGACTCGAAGATCTTCCGTCGCGACTACCTGCAGCGTACCCACGATTTCTATGAACGCCACGGCGGCAAGACCGTGACCATGGCGCGCTTCCTGCCCATCCTGCGCACCTTTGCGCCGTTCGTCGCCGGCATAGCCCACATGCACTACCCGCGCTTTCTCGGTTTCAGCGTCGCCGGTTCGCTGCTGTGGGTTGGCGGCATGGTGACCTTGGGCTACTTCTTCGGCAACGTACCATTCATCAAGCAGCACCTGTCGCTGATGGTGGTGGGTATCATCATCCTGTCGCTGGTGCCGATGATCCTCGGCCTGCTGCGTGGCCGCCTGGGCCGCACGGCCAAGGCGCACTGA
- a CDS encoding GNAT family N-acetyltransferase, whose protein sequence is MRIIKATLEHLDLLTPMFVKYREFYGQLPYPDSSRSFLEKRLKRDESVIYLALPDDDDGKLLGFCQLYPSYSSLSLKRVWILNDIYVAEDSRRMLVADHLMREAKKMAKETNAVRMRVSTSADNEVAHKTYESIGFREDNEFKSYILPINQD, encoded by the coding sequence ATGCGCATCATCAAGGCAACCCTGGAACACCTCGACCTGCTCACGCCGATGTTCGTCAAATACCGTGAGTTCTATGGGCAGCTTCCCTACCCGGACAGCTCGCGCAGCTTTCTGGAAAAGCGCCTGAAGCGGGATGAGTCGGTGATCTACCTGGCGCTACCCGATGATGACGACGGCAAACTGCTGGGCTTCTGCCAGCTGTACCCGAGCTATTCGTCGCTGTCGCTGAAGCGGGTATGGATTCTCAACGACATCTACGTGGCCGAGGACTCGCGGCGCATGCTGGTGGCCGACCACCTGATGCGCGAGGCAAAGAAAATGGCCAAGGAAACCAATGCCGTGCGCATGCGGGTGTCGACCAGCGCGGACAACGAGGTCGCGCACAAGACTTACGAGTCCATCGGGTTTCGTGAGGATAACGAGTTCAAGAGTTATATCCTGCCGATCAATCAGGATTGA
- the eutC gene encoding ethanolamine ammonia-lyase subunit EutC gives MDHRTPTPDNPWLALRNLTPARIALGRTGTSLPTGAQLDFQFAHAQARDAVHLAFDHAGLATQLSDRGRESLVLHSAASDRNQYLQRPDLGRRLNEDSVAALRQHAQANPGGVDLAIVVADGLSALAVHRHTLPFLARFEEQAAADGWTSAPVVLVQQGRVAVADEVGELLGARMTVMLIGERPGLSSPDSLGLYFTYAPKVGLTDAYRNCISNIRLEGLSYGMAAHRLLYLMREACRRQLSGVNLKDEAEVHSLESEHSTGQKGNFLLGKG, from the coding sequence ATGGACCACCGCACGCCTACCCCCGACAACCCCTGGCTGGCCCTGCGCAACCTGACCCCGGCGCGCATCGCTCTGGGCCGCACCGGCACCAGCCTGCCGACCGGGGCGCAACTGGACTTCCAGTTCGCCCATGCCCAGGCCCGCGACGCCGTGCACCTGGCCTTCGACCATGCCGGCCTGGCTACCCAGTTGAGTGATCGCGGGCGCGAAAGCCTGGTGCTGCACAGCGCCGCCAGCGACCGCAACCAGTACCTGCAACGCCCGGACCTGGGGCGACGGCTGAACGAAGATTCGGTTGCCGCGCTACGCCAGCACGCCCAGGCCAACCCTGGCGGAGTCGACCTGGCCATCGTCGTCGCCGACGGCCTGTCGGCACTGGCCGTACACCGTCACACCCTGCCGTTCCTGGCGCGCTTCGAGGAACAGGCTGCCGCCGACGGCTGGACCAGTGCCCCGGTGGTGCTGGTGCAGCAGGGGCGCGTGGCAGTGGCCGACGAGGTCGGTGAACTGCTTGGCGCACGGATGACAGTGATGCTGATCGGCGAACGCCCTGGGCTCAGTTCGCCCGACAGCCTTGGCCTGTATTTCACCTATGCACCGAAGGTCGGCCTGACCGATGCCTACCGCAACTGCATTTCCAACATCCGCCTGGAGGGGCTGAGCTATGGCATGGCGGCACACCGCCTGTTGTACCTGATGCGCGAAGCCTGCCGGCGCCAGCTTTCCGGGGTGAATCTGAAGGACGAAGCCGAGGTCCATAGCTTGGAGAGTGAACACAGCACCGGCCAGAAAGGTAACTTCCTGCTCGGCAAAGGGTAA
- the eat gene encoding ethanolamine permease: MPSDHSAGSPAGSSVDFEKVGSDYFQQRELKKGAAGWVLLVGLGVAYVISGDYAGWNFGLAQGGWGGMFLATLLMATMYLCMCFSLAELSSMIPTAGGGYGFARSAFGPWGGFLTGTAILIEYAIAPAAIAVFIGAYCQSLFGIGGWMIYLAFYIVFIGIHIFGVGEALKLMFIITAIAAIALAVFLVSMVPHFDAANLFDIAKTDAVGASSFLPFGYVGVWAAIPYAIWFFLAVEGVPLAAEETKNPKRDLPRGLIGAMLVLLAFALLILVVGPGGAGSEALKASGNPLVEALSKAYGGSTWMGGFVNLVGLAGLIASFFSIIYAYSRQIFALSRAGYLPRKLSETNKSKAPVLALVIPGIIGFALSLTGQGDLLILVAVFGATLSYVLMMAAHITLRIRRPKMERPYRTPGGIFTSGLALVLACIAVVAGFLVDPRVVIGAAVIYAVLIAYFAFYSRHHLVAGTPEEEFAAIQKAEEALH, encoded by the coding sequence ATGCCAAGCGATCATTCCGCCGGCTCGCCGGCAGGCTCTTCCGTCGACTTCGAAAAAGTCGGCTCGGACTATTTCCAGCAACGTGAACTGAAAAAAGGCGCCGCTGGCTGGGTCCTGCTGGTCGGTCTGGGGGTGGCCTACGTCATCTCCGGCGACTATGCCGGCTGGAACTTCGGCCTGGCCCAGGGCGGCTGGGGCGGCATGTTCCTCGCCACCCTGCTGATGGCCACCATGTACCTGTGCATGTGCTTCTCGCTGGCCGAGCTGTCGTCGATGATCCCCACCGCAGGCGGCGGCTACGGTTTCGCCCGCAGCGCCTTCGGCCCCTGGGGCGGCTTCCTCACCGGGACGGCGATCCTCATCGAATATGCCATCGCCCCCGCCGCCATCGCGGTGTTCATCGGCGCCTACTGCCAGTCACTGTTCGGCATCGGCGGCTGGATGATCTACCTGGCGTTCTACATCGTGTTCATCGGCATCCACATCTTTGGCGTGGGTGAGGCGTTGAAGCTGATGTTCATCATCACTGCCATCGCCGCCATCGCCCTGGCTGTGTTCCTGGTGAGCATGGTGCCCCATTTTGATGCAGCCAACCTGTTCGACATCGCCAAAACGGACGCCGTGGGCGCCAGCAGCTTCCTGCCGTTCGGCTACGTCGGCGTGTGGGCAGCCATCCCCTACGCCATCTGGTTCTTCCTCGCCGTAGAGGGCGTGCCACTGGCCGCCGAAGAAACCAAGAACCCCAAGCGTGACCTGCCACGCGGCCTGATCGGCGCCATGCTGGTGCTGCTGGCCTTCGCCCTGCTGATCCTGGTGGTCGGCCCTGGCGGCGCCGGCTCCGAAGCACTGAAAGCCTCGGGCAACCCGCTGGTAGAAGCCCTGTCCAAGGCTTACGGCGGTAGTACCTGGATGGGCGGCTTCGTCAACCTGGTTGGCCTGGCCGGGCTGATCGCCAGCTTCTTTTCGATCATCTACGCCTATTCCCGGCAGATCTTCGCCCTGTCCCGCGCCGGCTACCTGCCGCGCAAACTGTCGGAAACCAACAAGAGCAAGGCCCCGGTACTGGCCCTGGTCATCCCCGGGATCATCGGCTTTGCCCTGTCGTTGACCGGCCAGGGTGACCTGCTGATCCTGGTGGCGGTGTTCGGCGCTACCCTGTCGTACGTGCTGATGATGGCCGCGCATATCACCCTGCGCATCCGCCGGCCGAAGATGGAGCGCCCATACCGCACCCCCGGTGGCATTTTCACCTCGGGCCTGGCCCTGGTGCTGGCCTGCATCGCTGTGGTCGCCGGTTTCCTCGTCGACCCACGGGTGGTGATTGGCGCCGCAGTGATCTATGCGGTATTAATTGCCTACTTTGCTTTCTACAGCCGCCACCATCTGGTCGCGGGAACACCGGAAGAGGAATTCGCCGCGATCCAGAAGGCTGAAGAAGCCTTGCACTGA
- a CDS encoding aldehyde dehydrogenase family protein, producing the protein MRYAHPGTEGAKVSFKSRYGNYIGGEFVPPVKGQYFENTSPVNGKLIAEFPRSTAEDIEKALDAAHAAADAWGRTSVQDRSNVLLKIADRIEQNLELLAITETWDNGKPIRETLNADIPLAVDHFRYFAGCIRAQEGGAAEINEGTVAYHIHEPLGVVGQIIPWNFPILMAAWKLAPALAAGNCVVLKPAEQTPLGITVLLEVIGDLLPKGVLNVVQGYGREAGEALATSKRIAKIAFTGSTPVGSHIMKCAAENIIPSTVELGGKSPNVYFEDIMQAEPSFIEKAAEGMVLAFFNQGEVCTCPSRALVQESIYPQFMEVVMKKVLQIKRGDPLDTDTMVGAQASQQQFEKILSYLDIAQKEGAELLTGGKVEKLEGSLATGYYIQPTLLKGNNKMRVFQEEIFGPVVSVTTFKDEAEALAIANDTEFGLGAGVWTRDINRAYRMGRGIKAGRVWTNCYHLYPAHAAFGGYKKSGVGRETHKMMLDHYQQTKNLLVSYDINPLGFF; encoded by the coding sequence ATGCGTTACGCACATCCCGGTACCGAAGGCGCGAAGGTTTCCTTCAAGAGCCGCTACGGCAACTACATCGGTGGTGAGTTCGTTCCTCCGGTAAAGGGGCAGTACTTTGAAAATACCTCCCCGGTGAATGGCAAGCTGATCGCTGAATTCCCCCGCTCTACTGCCGAAGACATCGAGAAAGCCCTGGATGCCGCCCACGCTGCGGCCGACGCCTGGGGCCGCACGTCAGTGCAGGACCGCTCCAACGTTCTGCTGAAGATCGCCGACCGTATCGAGCAGAACCTCGAACTGCTGGCCATTACCGAAACCTGGGACAACGGCAAGCCGATCCGCGAAACCCTCAATGCCGACATCCCGCTGGCGGTTGACCACTTCCGCTACTTCGCGGGCTGCATCCGTGCCCAGGAAGGCGGCGCCGCCGAGATCAACGAAGGCACCGTGGCCTATCACATCCATGAGCCGCTGGGCGTGGTCGGGCAGATCATCCCGTGGAACTTCCCGATCCTGATGGCCGCCTGGAAGCTGGCCCCAGCCCTGGCCGCCGGCAACTGCGTGGTGCTCAAGCCGGCCGAACAGACCCCGCTGGGCATCACCGTGCTGCTGGAAGTGATCGGTGACCTGCTGCCAAAAGGCGTGCTCAACGTGGTGCAGGGCTATGGCCGCGAAGCCGGTGAAGCACTGGCCACCAGCAAGCGCATCGCCAAGATCGCCTTCACCGGATCGACCCCGGTCGGCTCGCACATCATGAAGTGCGCCGCCGAAAACATCATTCCGTCCACCGTCGAACTGGGCGGCAAGTCGCCTAACGTGTATTTCGAAGACATCATGCAAGCCGAGCCAAGCTTCATCGAGAAGGCGGCCGAAGGCATGGTGCTGGCGTTCTTCAACCAGGGCGAGGTATGCACCTGCCCATCCCGGGCACTGGTACAGGAGTCGATCTACCCGCAGTTCATGGAAGTGGTGATGAAGAAGGTGCTGCAGATCAAGCGCGGCGACCCGCTGGACACCGACACCATGGTCGGCGCCCAGGCCTCGCAACAGCAGTTCGAGAAGATCCTGTCGTACCTCGACATCGCCCAGAAGGAAGGTGCCGAACTGCTGACCGGCGGCAAGGTGGAAAAACTGGAAGGCTCGCTGGCCACCGGTTACTACATCCAGCCGACCCTGCTCAAGGGCAACAACAAGATGCGCGTGTTCCAGGAAGAAATCTTCGGCCCGGTGGTCAGCGTCACTACCTTCAAAGACGAAGCCGAAGCCCTGGCGATTGCCAACGACACCGAGTTCGGCCTGGGCGCCGGCGTGTGGACCCGCGACATCAACCGGGCCTACCGCATGGGCCGCGGGATCAAGGCTGGCCGCGTGTGGACCAACTGCTACCACCTTTACCCGGCGCATGCGGCGTTCGGTGGCTACAAGAAGTCCGGTGTCGGGCGTGAGACGCACAAGATGATGCTCGATCACTATCAGCAGACCAAGAACCTGCTGGTGAGCTACGACATCAATCCGTTGGGCTTCTTCTAA